A part of Streptomyces sp. NBC_00557 genomic DNA contains:
- a CDS encoding PadR family transcriptional regulator, which yields MSIGHTLLGLLESGPRHGYDLKRAFDEKFGHDRPLHYGQVYSTMSRLLKHGLVEVDGIEAGGGPERKRYAITDAGITDVERWLATPEKPEEYLQSTLYTKVVLALLTHRDAATILDAQRAEHLRSMRILTDRKRKGDLADQLICDHALFHLEADLRWLELTAARLDKLRAEVAR from the coding sequence ATGTCCATCGGTCACACCCTTCTGGGACTCCTGGAGTCCGGCCCGCGCCACGGCTACGACCTGAAGCGGGCGTTCGACGAGAAGTTCGGTCACGACCGGCCGCTGCACTACGGCCAGGTCTACTCGACGATGTCGCGGCTGCTGAAGCACGGCCTCGTCGAAGTCGACGGCATCGAGGCCGGCGGCGGTCCCGAGCGCAAGCGGTACGCCATCACCGACGCCGGCATCACCGACGTCGAGCGCTGGCTCGCGACCCCGGAGAAGCCCGAGGAATACCTCCAGTCGACCCTGTACACCAAGGTCGTCCTCGCGCTGCTGACCCACCGCGACGCCGCCACCATCCTCGACGCCCAGCGCGCCGAGCACCTGCGCAGCATGCGGATCCTGACCGACCGCAAGCGCAAGGGCGACCTCGCGGACCAGCTGATCTGCGACCACGCCCTGTTCCACCTGGAGGCCGACCTGCGCTGGCTGGAGCTGACGGCGGCCCGCCTGGACAAGCTCCGCGCGGAGGTGGCCCGGTGA
- a CDS encoding ABC transporter ATP-binding protein: MTAPAGSLLAAEDLHKAYGPTVALDGAEFSIHPGEVVAVMGPSGSGKSTLLHCLAGIVPPDSGSITYDGRELTGMSDAQRSALRRSEFGFVFQFGQLVPELTCAENVALPLRLNGTSRRAAEKAALGWMERLEVDDLKDKRPGEVSGGQGQRVAVARALVTGPRVIFADEPTGALDSLNGERVMELLTDAARSTNAAVVLVTHEARVAAYSDREIVVRDGRSRDMERAI; encoded by the coding sequence GTGACCGCTCCCGCCGGCTCCCTGCTCGCCGCCGAGGACCTGCACAAGGCCTACGGCCCCACCGTCGCCCTCGACGGCGCCGAGTTCTCCATCCACCCCGGCGAGGTCGTCGCCGTGATGGGCCCCTCCGGCTCCGGCAAGTCGACGCTGCTGCACTGCCTCGCCGGCATCGTGCCGCCCGACTCCGGGTCCATCACCTACGACGGCCGTGAGCTGACCGGGATGAGCGACGCCCAGCGCAGTGCGCTCAGGCGCTCCGAGTTCGGGTTCGTCTTCCAGTTCGGCCAGCTGGTGCCGGAGCTGACCTGCGCCGAGAACGTGGCCCTGCCGCTGCGGCTGAACGGCACGTCCCGCAGGGCGGCCGAGAAGGCGGCGCTGGGCTGGATGGAACGCCTGGAGGTCGACGACCTGAAGGACAAACGGCCCGGCGAGGTCTCCGGCGGCCAGGGGCAGCGCGTCGCGGTGGCGCGGGCGCTGGTCACCGGGCCCCGCGTGATCTTCGCCGACGAGCCGACCGGCGCGCTCGACTCCCTCAACGGCGAGCGCGTGATGGAGCTGCTGACCGACGCGGCCCGCTCCACCAACGCGGCCGTCGTGCTGGTCACGCACGAGGCCCGGGTGGCCGCGTACTCGGACCGCGAGATCGTCGTACGCGACGGCAGGTCCCGGGACATGGAGCGCGCGATATGA
- a CDS encoding FtsX-like permease family protein, with product MNARQWSRDLRMGVRFAFTGGREGWIRVLLTAVGVGLGVALLLLTTAIPNALAVRDQRNQDRRDYTYGAYQPKGANTLVISDADGTFRGSDVRGRLVEPEGPRAPLPPGLTKYPAPGEMVVSPALKRLLGSADGKLLRERLPYRIVGTIAERGLVGSQELAYYAGAKDLAPRINGWRTARITHFGPQPAAQRDGFDPVLILLVLVVFVVLLTPVAVFIAAAVRFGGERRDRRLAALRLVGSDSGMTRRIAAGEALAGSLVGLVFGTGFFLLGRQFAGSVEIMDISVFPDYLDPSPALAALVALAVPAAAVLVTLFALRGVVIEPLGVVRTARPARRRLSWRLLLPLGGIACLAPMIGQGRDNGAFNEYLVIGGVLLLLVGVTALLPWVVEAVVARLGRGGVSWQLAVRRLQLNSGSAARMVNGIAVAVAGAIALQMLFAGIQGDYTKQTHQDPSQWQMQVNLSRGIPFAPATQAFGSTKGVRQAVALGSTELGDGRWSPDKGPANSVDLTVGSCAALRTVADLPSCRDGDAFVAKGGERDSAVDALVRPGRSLHLNTSDPVGRGPDIRWTVPHGLKQARAIKGPNGIADSEVLMTPAALSGRMAGVLTGSVYLRLDETVPDVHEYVRNTAARIDPLADAMVWASTERSQKFTSIRTGTSVGAVCVLTLIGLSLLVSQLEQLRERRKLLSSLVAFGTRRRTLSLSVLWQTSIPIALGLLLAAAVGLTLGTVLLKMAGASVGVDWPSLLAMTGAGAAVVLAVTLLSLPPLVRMMRPEGLRTE from the coding sequence ATGAACGCGCGGCAGTGGTCCCGCGATCTGCGCATGGGCGTCCGGTTCGCCTTCACCGGCGGGCGCGAGGGGTGGATCCGGGTGCTGCTGACGGCGGTCGGCGTCGGCCTCGGCGTGGCGCTGCTGCTGCTGACGACCGCGATCCCGAACGCGCTCGCGGTCCGCGACCAGCGCAACCAGGACCGCCGGGACTACACCTACGGCGCCTACCAGCCCAAGGGCGCGAACACCCTGGTGATCTCCGACGCCGACGGCACCTTCCGCGGCAGCGACGTGCGCGGCCGGCTGGTGGAGCCCGAGGGTCCGCGCGCCCCGCTCCCGCCGGGCCTCACCAAGTACCCCGCGCCGGGCGAGATGGTCGTCTCCCCCGCACTGAAGCGCCTGCTCGGCTCCGCGGACGGCAAGCTGCTGCGCGAGCGGCTGCCGTACCGGATCGTCGGGACCATCGCCGAACGCGGACTCGTCGGCTCCCAGGAACTCGCCTACTACGCCGGCGCCAAGGACCTCGCCCCGCGCATCAACGGCTGGCGGACGGCCCGCATCACCCACTTCGGGCCGCAGCCGGCGGCCCAGCGGGACGGATTCGACCCGGTGCTGATCCTGCTGGTGCTGGTCGTCTTCGTGGTGCTGCTGACGCCGGTCGCCGTGTTCATCGCCGCGGCCGTGCGGTTCGGCGGCGAGCGGCGCGACCGCAGGCTGGCCGCGCTGCGGCTGGTGGGTTCCGACAGCGGGATGACCCGGCGGATCGCGGCCGGCGAGGCGCTCGCCGGGTCCCTGGTCGGGCTGGTCTTCGGCACCGGCTTCTTCCTGCTCGGCCGGCAGTTCGCGGGCTCGGTCGAGATCATGGACATCAGCGTGTTCCCCGACTACCTCGACCCCTCGCCCGCACTGGCCGCGCTGGTCGCCCTCGCCGTTCCGGCGGCGGCGGTGCTGGTGACGCTGTTCGCGCTGCGCGGGGTGGTGATCGAGCCGCTGGGCGTGGTCCGTACGGCCCGGCCCGCCCGCCGCCGGCTGTCGTGGCGGCTGCTGCTGCCGCTGGGCGGCATCGCCTGCCTCGCGCCGATGATCGGACAGGGCCGCGACAACGGCGCCTTCAACGAGTACCTGGTGATCGGCGGCGTCCTGCTGCTGCTCGTCGGCGTCACCGCGCTGCTGCCGTGGGTGGTCGAGGCCGTCGTGGCCCGGCTCGGACGCGGCGGGGTGTCCTGGCAACTGGCCGTACGGCGGCTGCAGTTGAACAGCGGCTCGGCGGCGCGCATGGTGAACGGCATCGCGGTCGCGGTGGCCGGTGCGATCGCGCTGCAGATGCTGTTCGCGGGCATCCAGGGCGACTACACCAAGCAGACCCACCAGGACCCCAGTCAGTGGCAGATGCAGGTCAACCTCTCGCGGGGCATCCCCTTCGCGCCGGCCACACAGGCCTTCGGCTCGACGAAGGGCGTCCGCCAGGCCGTCGCGCTCGGCAGCACCGAACTGGGCGACGGGCGCTGGAGCCCCGACAAGGGCCCGGCCAACAGCGTCGACCTCACCGTCGGCAGCTGCGCCGCGCTGCGCACGGTGGCCGATCTGCCGTCCTGCCGCGACGGGGACGCCTTCGTGGCGAAGGGCGGGGAACGGGACTCCGCCGTGGACGCGCTCGTCCGGCCGGGCCGCAGCCTGCACCTCAACACGAGCGACCCTGTGGGGCGCGGGCCCGACATCCGGTGGACCGTGCCGCACGGGCTGAAGCAGGCCCGCGCGATCAAGGGGCCGAACGGCATCGCGGACAGCGAGGTGCTGATGACCCCGGCCGCGCTGTCCGGCCGCATGGCCGGCGTACTGACCGGGTCGGTGTACCTCAGGCTCGACGAGACGGTGCCGGACGTGCACGAGTACGTCCGCAACACCGCGGCCCGCATCGACCCGTTGGCGGACGCGATGGTGTGGGCGTCCACCGAGCGGTCGCAGAAGTTCACCTCGATCCGCACCGGCACGTCCGTCGGCGCCGTCTGCGTGCTGACGCTGATCGGGCTGAGCCTGCTCGTCTCCCAGCTGGAGCAACTGCGCGAGCGGCGCAAGCTGTTGTCCTCGCTGGTCGCCTTCGGCACCCGGCGGCGCACCCTGAGCCTGTCGGTGCTGTGGCAGACGTCGATCCCGATCGCCCTCGGCCTGCTGCTCGCCGCCGCCGTGGGGCTCACGCTGGGCACGGTGCTGCTGAAGATGGCGGGCGCGTCGGTCGGCGTGGACTGGCCGAGCCTGCTGGCGATGACGGGGGCCGGGGCCGCGGTGGTCCTCGCGGTGACCCTGCTCAGCCTGCCGCCGCTGGTACGGATGATGCGGCCGGAGGGGCTGCGTACGGAATAG
- a CDS encoding hydrogen peroxide-inducible genes activator: protein MTVSNGKRRQPSLAQLRAFAAVAEHLHFRDAAAAIGMSQPALSGAVSALEETLGVTLLERTTRKVLLSPAGERLAVRAKAVLDAVGALLEEAEAVRAPFTGVLRLGVIPTVAPYLLPTVLRLVHERYPHLDLQVHEEQTASLVDGLNSGRLDLLLLAVPLGVPGVVELPLFDEDFVLVTPLGHRLGGREGIPREALKELNLLLLDEGHCLRDQALDICREAGLGFKGAGRSPSVGGGGGRREGAPVTTTAAGLSTLVQLVAGGLGCTLLPRTALKLETTRSSQLLTGYFAEPAPSRRVAFAMRAGAARSAEYEELAAALRGALGALPVRVLEAP, encoded by the coding sequence GTGACCGTGAGTAATGGAAAGCGGAGGCAGCCGAGCCTCGCGCAACTGCGTGCCTTCGCCGCCGTGGCCGAGCATCTGCACTTCCGGGACGCGGCGGCCGCCATCGGGATGAGCCAGCCCGCCCTGTCCGGAGCGGTCTCGGCGCTGGAGGAGACCCTCGGGGTGACCCTCCTCGAGCGTACGACGCGCAAGGTGCTGCTCTCGCCCGCCGGCGAGCGGCTCGCCGTGCGGGCGAAGGCGGTGCTGGACGCGGTCGGGGCACTGCTGGAGGAGGCCGAGGCGGTCCGGGCGCCGTTCACGGGCGTCCTGCGCCTCGGGGTGATCCCCACGGTCGCGCCGTACCTGCTGCCGACCGTGCTGCGGCTGGTCCACGAACGCTATCCGCACCTCGACCTGCAGGTGCACGAGGAGCAGACCGCCAGCCTGGTCGACGGCCTGAACTCCGGCCGTCTCGACCTGCTGCTGCTCGCGGTGCCGCTCGGCGTGCCCGGAGTCGTCGAACTCCCCCTGTTCGACGAGGACTTCGTGCTGGTCACCCCGCTCGGCCACCGGCTCGGCGGCCGCGAGGGCATCCCCCGCGAGGCACTGAAGGAGCTGAACCTGCTCCTCCTGGACGAGGGCCACTGCCTGCGCGACCAGGCCCTGGACATCTGCCGGGAAGCGGGCCTGGGATTCAAGGGGGCGGGGCGAAGCCCCTCGGTTGGGGGTGGTGGCGGGCGACGGGAGGGCGCGCCGGTCACCACCACGGCCGCCGGGCTGTCCACGCTGGTCCAGCTGGTCGCGGGCGGCCTCGGCTGCACGCTGCTGCCGCGTACGGCCCTGAAGCTGGAGACGACGCGCAGCAGCCAGTTGCTCACCGGGTACTTCGCCGAGCCGGCCCCGAGCCGGCGCGTCGCCTTCGCCATGCGCGCGGGCGCGGCACGCTCCGCGGAGTACGAGGAGCTGGCTGCCGCGCTGCGCGGGGCGCTGGGCGCGCTGCCGGTCCGGGTGCTGGAAGCGCCTTGA
- a CDS encoding peroxiredoxin, with the protein MLTVGDKFPEFELTACVSLEKGKEFEQIHHKSYEGKWLVVFAWPKDFTFVCPTEIAAFGKLNDEFADRDAQILGFSGDSEFVHHAWRKDHPDLTDLPFPMMADPKHELMRDLGIEGEDGFAQRAVFIVDPNREIQFTMVTAGSVGRNPKEVLRVLDALQTDELCPCNWNKGDETLDPVALLAGE; encoded by the coding sequence GTGCTCACTGTCGGTGACAAGTTCCCCGAGTTCGAACTGACCGCCTGCGTCTCGCTGGAGAAGGGCAAGGAGTTCGAGCAGATCCACCACAAGTCCTACGAGGGCAAGTGGCTGGTCGTGTTCGCGTGGCCGAAGGACTTCACCTTCGTCTGCCCGACCGAGATCGCCGCGTTCGGGAAGCTGAACGACGAGTTCGCCGACCGCGACGCCCAGATCCTCGGTTTCTCCGGCGACTCCGAGTTCGTCCACCACGCCTGGCGCAAGGACCACCCGGACCTGACCGACCTGCCGTTCCCGATGATGGCGGACCCCAAGCACGAGCTGATGCGCGACCTGGGCATCGAGGGCGAGGACGGCTTCGCGCAGCGCGCCGTCTTCATCGTCGACCCGAACCGCGAGATCCAGTTCACCATGGTCACCGCCGGTTCCGTGGGCCGTAACCCCAAGGAGGTCCTGCGGGTCCTGGACGCCCTGCAGACCGACGAGCTGTGCCCCTGCAACTGGAACAAGGGCGACGAGACCCTGGACCCGGTCGCGCTGCTGGCTGGTGAGTGA
- a CDS encoding alkyl hydroperoxide reductase, with protein sequence MSLDSLKSRLPDYAKDLKLNLGSVIGNSDLPAQALWGTVLATAIASRSPIVLRELEPEAKANLTPEAYQAAKAAAAVMAMNNVFYRTRHLLSDHEYGNLRAGLRMNVIGNPGVEKADFELWSFAVSAINGCGMCLDSHEQVLRKAGVEREVVQEAFKIASVIQAVGVTLDAEAVLAESAG encoded by the coding sequence ATGTCGCTCGACTCGCTGAAGTCCCGCCTCCCGGACTACGCCAAGGACCTGAAGCTCAACCTGGGCTCGGTCATCGGCAACTCCGACCTGCCCGCGCAGGCGCTGTGGGGCACGGTGCTGGCGACCGCCATCGCCTCACGGTCCCCGATCGTGCTGCGTGAGCTGGAGCCGGAGGCGAAGGCGAACCTGACGCCGGAGGCGTACCAGGCCGCCAAGGCGGCCGCCGCCGTCATGGCGATGAACAACGTCTTCTACCGGACGCGCCACCTGCTGTCGGACCACGAGTACGGCAACCTGCGGGCGGGTCTGCGGATGAACGTCATCGGCAACCCCGGTGTCGAGAAGGCCGACTTCGAGCTGTGGTCGTTCGCGGTCTCCGCGATCAACGGCTGCGGGATGTGCCTGGACTCGCACGAGCAGGTGCTACGCAAGGCCGGCGTCGAGCGCGAGGTCGTCCAGGAGGCCTTCAAGATCGCCTCGGTGATCCAGGCGGTCGGCGTCACCCTCGACGCGGAGGCGGTGCTGGCCGAGTCGGCCGGGTAA
- a CDS encoding AI-2E family transporter has product MSRVPGWLGKLGAGLTRISERLNERRAEVEREHAPAPDPSDAPQPAPRSAAPDAAEAVVPPVRRPAPPAGPRPDPAEAVPWGVRVAAEAGWRLLVLAGTLWVLMRIISAVQLVVFAFVIALLVTALLQPTVARLTRRGVPRGPATALTAISGFVVIGLMGWFVTWQVMENIDTLSNQIQSGIDDLRDWLLKSPFHVTDKQINQIAKNLREAIGANTDQITSAGLEGVQVIIEALTSILLVFFSTLFLLYDGRRIWEWFLKLVPAAARPGVAGAGPRAWSTLTAYVRGTVLVALIDAIFIGIGIYFLDVPMAVPLAVFIFLFSFIPLVGAVASGALAVMVALVTQGVFTAVMTLVVVLAVQQIEGHVLQPFILGRAVRVHPLAVVLTVAAGGMVAGIGGAVVAVPLVAVTNTVVGYLRVYSEEVAASQSEPSAVEGDHGGEQQSG; this is encoded by the coding sequence ATGTCGCGAGTGCCAGGGTGGCTCGGCAAGCTGGGAGCCGGTCTCACCAGGATCAGCGAGCGCCTGAACGAGCGGCGCGCGGAGGTGGAGCGAGAGCACGCACCGGCCCCGGACCCCTCGGACGCCCCGCAGCCCGCGCCGCGGTCCGCCGCCCCGGACGCCGCCGAGGCCGTCGTACCGCCCGTCCGCCGGCCCGCGCCGCCGGCCGGGCCCCGCCCCGACCCCGCCGAGGCCGTGCCCTGGGGGGTGCGGGTCGCGGCCGAGGCCGGGTGGCGGCTGCTGGTCCTCGCCGGCACCCTCTGGGTCCTGATGCGGATCATCAGCGCGGTTCAGCTGGTGGTGTTCGCCTTCGTCATCGCCCTGCTCGTCACCGCGCTGCTGCAGCCGACGGTCGCCCGGCTCACCCGCCGCGGGGTGCCGCGCGGCCCGGCCACCGCGCTCACCGCGATCAGCGGGTTCGTGGTCATAGGGCTGATGGGCTGGTTCGTGACCTGGCAGGTCATGGAGAACATCGACACGCTCTCCAACCAGATCCAGTCCGGCATCGACGACCTGCGCGACTGGCTGCTGAAGAGCCCCTTCCACGTCACCGACAAGCAGATCAACCAGATCGCGAAGAACCTGCGCGAGGCGATCGGCGCCAACACCGACCAGATCACCTCCGCGGGCCTGGAGGGCGTTCAGGTCATCATCGAGGCCCTCACCAGCATCCTGCTGGTGTTCTTCTCGACGTTGTTCCTGCTCTACGACGGCAGGCGCATCTGGGAGTGGTTCCTGAAACTGGTGCCCGCCGCGGCCCGCCCGGGCGTGGCCGGCGCCGGCCCGCGCGCCTGGAGCACGCTGACCGCCTACGTCCGCGGCACGGTCCTGGTCGCCCTGATCGACGCCATCTTCATCGGCATCGGCATCTACTTCCTCGATGTGCCGATGGCCGTCCCGCTGGCCGTGTTCATCTTCCTGTTCTCCTTCATCCCGCTCGTCGGCGCGGTCGCCTCCGGCGCGCTCGCGGTGATGGTGGCGCTGGTGACCCAGGGCGTCTTCACGGCCGTCATGACCCTGGTCGTCGTCCTCGCGGTCCAGCAGATCGAGGGCCATGTGCTGCAGCCGTTCATCCTGGGCCGCGCCGTCCGCGTCCACCCGCTGGCGGTCGTCCTCACGGTCGCGGCCGGCGGCATGGTGGCCGGCATCGGCGGCGCGGTGGTCGCCGTACCGCTGGTGGCGGTGACGAACACGGTGGTGGGGTATCTGCGCGTGTACTCCGAGGAGGTGGCCGCGAGCCAGAGCGAGCCGTCAGCCGTAGAGGGCGACCATGGAGGCGAGCAGCAGTCCGGCTGA
- a CDS encoding transglycosylase SLT domain-containing protein codes for MSRISVRGFAVASATAVTAVGSVVGVASGSVAQNNDAEPTAADTTLLADIPAGQQAQVQSASLTQQADAQAIAADTNAKKDAEEAARKAAAETAIAKKAAAEKAAKEAKERAAAKAAASRDSARASSSFPVQSSYTVAQIQAIARQMVAADQFQCFSNIVDHESSWNYQATNASSGAYGLFQALPAGKYASAGADWRTNPATQIKWGLNYMNERYHSPCGAWSFWQANHWY; via the coding sequence GTGAGCCGGATTTCGGTCCGGGGATTCGCAGTGGCCTCGGCCACCGCGGTCACCGCCGTCGGAAGCGTCGTCGGAGTTGCCTCGGGCAGCGTCGCGCAGAACAACGACGCCGAGCCGACGGCCGCCGACACCACGCTCCTCGCGGACATACCCGCGGGCCAGCAGGCCCAGGTGCAGTCCGCGTCGCTGACGCAGCAGGCCGACGCCCAGGCCATCGCCGCGGACACCAACGCCAAGAAGGACGCCGAGGAAGCGGCCCGCAAGGCCGCCGCCGAGACCGCCATCGCCAAGAAGGCGGCGGCCGAGAAGGCGGCCAAGGAGGCCAAGGAGCGCGCCGCTGCGAAGGCGGCGGCCAGCCGCGACAGCGCCCGCGCCTCCTCCAGCTTCCCGGTCCAGAGCAGCTACACCGTCGCGCAGATCCAGGCGATCGCGCGCCAGATGGTGGCGGCGGACCAGTTCCAGTGCTTCAGCAACATCGTGGACCACGAGTCCAGCTGGAACTACCAGGCGACGAACGCCTCCTCCGGTGCCTACGGCCTCTTCCAGGCCCTGCCCGCCGGTAAGTACGCCTCCGCGGGCGCCGACTGGCGGACCAACCCGGCAACCCAGATCAAATGGGGCCTCAACTACATGAACGAGCGGTACCACAGCCCCTGTGGCGCCTGGTCGTTCTGGCAGGCCAACCACTGGTACTAG
- a CDS encoding PhoH family protein: MVTSTKRHKPDRRTYVLDTSVLLADPNALTRFDEHEVVLPIVVVTELEAKRHHPELGYFARQALRLLDDYRVKNGRLDAPIPIGELGGTVRVELNHSDPSVLPTGYRLGDNDSRILAVARNLQAEGYDVTVVSKDLPLRIKASSVGLLAEEYRAELAITENSGWTGMSELTLSGEQVDILFEEGHLYVPEAAELPVHTGLTIHSERGKALGRITAEGNVRLVRGDREAFGIKGRSAEQRIALDLLLDPDVGIVSMGGRAGTGKSALALCAGLEAVLERRQHQKVMVFRPLYAVGGQELGYLPGSEAEKMSPWAQAVFDTLSAVTSREVIEEVTARGMLEVLPLTHIRGRSLHDAFVIVDEAQSLERNVLLTVLSRIGANSRVVLTHDVAQRDNLRVGRYDGVVAVVEKLKGHPLFAHVTLTRSERSQIAALVTEMLEDGHI, from the coding sequence GTGGTGACCAGCACAAAGCGCCACAAGCCAGACCGGCGCACCTACGTTCTCGACACCAGCGTCCTGCTGGCCGACCCGAACGCCCTGACCCGCTTCGACGAGCACGAGGTCGTGCTCCCCATCGTGGTGGTCACGGAACTGGAGGCCAAGCGGCACCATCCCGAGCTCGGCTACTTCGCCCGCCAGGCCCTGCGCCTGCTGGACGACTACCGGGTGAAGAACGGTCGCCTCGATGCCCCCATCCCGATCGGGGAACTGGGCGGGACCGTCCGTGTCGAGCTCAACCACTCGGACCCCAGCGTGCTGCCCACCGGCTACCGCCTGGGGGACAACGACTCGCGCATCCTCGCGGTCGCCCGCAACCTGCAGGCCGAGGGGTACGACGTCACGGTCGTCTCGAAGGACCTGCCCCTGCGGATCAAGGCGTCCTCCGTCGGACTCCTCGCCGAGGAGTACCGCGCCGAACTCGCCATCACGGAGAACTCCGGCTGGACCGGAATGTCCGAACTGACGCTCTCCGGCGAGCAGGTGGACATCCTCTTCGAGGAAGGGCACCTGTACGTCCCCGAGGCCGCCGAACTGCCCGTCCACACCGGCCTGACCATCCACTCCGAGCGCGGCAAGGCACTCGGTCGCATCACGGCGGAGGGCAACGTCCGCCTGGTGCGCGGCGACCGGGAGGCGTTCGGCATCAAGGGCCGCAGCGCCGAGCAGCGCATCGCGCTCGACCTGCTGCTCGACCCGGACGTCGGGATCGTCTCGATGGGCGGCCGGGCCGGCACCGGCAAGTCGGCGCTGGCGCTGTGCGCCGGCCTGGAGGCGGTCCTGGAGCGCCGCCAGCACCAGAAGGTGATGGTGTTCCGGCCGCTGTACGCGGTCGGCGGGCAGGAGTTGGGCTATCTGCCGGGCAGCGAGGCGGAGAAGATGAGTCCGTGGGCGCAGGCCGTCTTCGACACGCTGTCCGCGGTCACCAGCCGCGAGGTCATCGAGGAGGTCACCGCGCGCGGGATGCTGGAGGTCCTCCCGCTCACCCACATCCGGGGCCGCTCGCTGCACGACGCCTTCGTGATCGTGGACGAGGCGCAGTCGCTGGAACGGAACGTCCTGCTGACCGTTCTGTCCCGGATCGGCGCCAATTCACGGGTCGTTCTCACCCATGACGTGGCGCAGCGGGACAATCTGCGCGTCGGCCGCTACGACGGCGTCGTCGCCGTGGTGGAGAAGCTGAAGGGACACCCGCTCTTCGCGCACGTCACGCTGACCCGGTCCGAGAGGTCCCAGATCGCGGCGCTTGTGACCGAAATGCTGGAGGACGGCCACATCTGA
- a CDS encoding isoprenyl transferase: protein MNLRDNLRSLLVRLYARRVEGHLDHTQVPKHIGVIMDGNRRWAKASGSTTVHGHRAGADKIEEFLGWCTETDVEVVTLWLLSTDNFDRPQEELVPLLGIIEDVVRTLAADGRWRVHHVGTMDLLPAGMQRTLKEAEEATAHIDGILVNVAIGYGGRQEIADAVRSMLLDAHDKGVTMEDLAESVDIDMIGRHLYTGDQPDPDLVIRTSGEQRLSGFMLWQTAHSEYYFCEVFWPAFRKVDFLRALRDYAARHRRYGG, encoded by the coding sequence GTGAACCTGCGCGACAACCTGCGCAGCCTGCTCGTCAGGCTCTACGCACGCCGGGTGGAGGGCCACCTGGACCACACTCAGGTGCCCAAGCACATCGGCGTCATCATGGACGGCAACCGCCGCTGGGCGAAGGCGTCCGGTTCCACCACCGTCCACGGCCACCGTGCCGGAGCGGACAAGATCGAGGAGTTCCTCGGCTGGTGCACCGAGACCGACGTCGAGGTCGTCACCCTGTGGCTGCTGTCCACGGACAACTTCGACCGGCCGCAGGAGGAGCTCGTCCCGCTGCTCGGCATCATCGAGGACGTCGTGCGCACGCTCGCCGCCGACGGCCGCTGGCGCGTGCACCACGTCGGCACCATGGACCTGCTGCCGGCCGGGATGCAGCGCACCCTGAAGGAGGCCGAGGAGGCCACCGCCCACATCGACGGCATACTCGTCAATGTCGCGATCGGGTACGGCGGGCGGCAGGAGATCGCCGACGCCGTGCGGTCCATGCTGCTCGACGCCCACGACAAGGGCGTCACCATGGAGGACCTGGCCGAGTCCGTCGACATCGACATGATCGGCCGTCATCTCTACACCGGCGACCAGCCCGACCCCGACCTGGTCATCCGCACCAGCGGCGAGCAGCGGCTGTCCGGTTTCATGCTGTGGCAGACCGCGCACTCCGAGTACTACTTCTGCGAGGTCTTCTGGCCCGCGTTCCGCAAGGTCGACTTCCTGCGCGCCCTGCGCGACTACGCCGCACGTCACCGCCGGTACGGCGGCTGA
- a CDS encoding methyltransferase domain-containing protein encodes MAENRSFDELVAEGAAVPTEGWDFSWFEGRASEERPSWGYAVSAGERVAGAEAMLDIQTGGGEVLDFVLATAAPARPVLAAATEGWPPNVAKATALLRPRGVVVVAAPDDAPLPFADETFGLVLSRHPVRPYWDEIARVLRPGGTYFAQHVGPASVVELVEFFLGPLPEDVRSGRDPERERAGAEAAGLEVAGLRAERLRMEFHDIAAVVHFLCKVVWMVPGFTVEAYEPRLRALHERIEKEGPFVAHSTRHLFDIRKPPR; translated from the coding sequence ATGGCGGAAAACCGTTCGTTCGACGAACTCGTGGCCGAGGGCGCGGCCGTGCCGACCGAGGGGTGGGACTTCTCCTGGTTCGAGGGGCGGGCCAGCGAGGAGCGGCCCTCGTGGGGGTACGCCGTCTCGGCGGGGGAGCGGGTAGCCGGCGCCGAGGCCATGCTGGACATCCAGACCGGCGGCGGCGAGGTGCTCGACTTCGTCCTGGCCACCGCGGCCCCGGCCCGGCCGGTGCTGGCCGCCGCCACGGAGGGCTGGCCGCCGAACGTGGCCAAGGCGACCGCGCTGCTGCGGCCGCGCGGGGTCGTGGTGGTCGCCGCCCCGGACGACGCGCCGCTGCCGTTCGCCGACGAGACGTTCGGCCTGGTGCTCAGCCGGCACCCGGTGCGGCCGTACTGGGACGAGATCGCCCGGGTGCTGCGACCGGGCGGCACGTACTTCGCCCAGCATGTCGGGCCCGCCAGCGTCGTCGAACTGGTGGAGTTCTTCCTCGGGCCGCTGCCCGAGGACGTACGCTCGGGCCGGGATCCCGAGCGCGAGCGGGCCGGGGCCGAGGCGGCCGGCCTGGAGGTGGCCGGGCTGCGCGCGGAGCGGCTGCGGATGGAGTTCCACGACATCGCCGCCGTCGTCCACTTCCTGTGCAAGGTGGTGTGGATGGTCCCGGGCTTCACGGTGGAGGCGTACGAGCCCCGCCTGCGCGCGCTGCACGAGCGGATCGAGAAGGAAGGCCCGTTCGTGGCGCACAGCACCCGGCACCTCTTCGACATCCGCAAGCCTCCCCGCTGA